The Roseimicrobium gellanilyticum genome contains a region encoding:
- a CDS encoding DUF1501 domain-containing protein, whose amino-acid sequence MNPYLKLDQASRREFMLRTAKAALGVSVLSGLNNEAFGASAAAPAGKGGKAKAVIYLYMAGGMSHIDTFDPKTGETKGFKDPIKTNVSGIQLGGYMTKMAEQMDKITIVRSMTSKTGVHEDGTYIMHTGYEPRGTIVHPTLGSWAQHFKGRSHKTLPSSVVVGAGTANAGFFPPALAPLPISSPEAGLQNSKSAVGDSMFKKRVGLLNEFDSAFRDKYRSAEVKAYTEFYDETMNLLTSSDLEAFDLTKEDQSTRTMYGNGFGQGCLLARRLVQNGVRFVEVRTGGWDMHNTIDDAMGRTGAGMDNAFAALLADLKRTGLLDSTLVVLGSEFGRTPNINENDGRDHYPKVYSTVFAGGGVKGGYVYGSSDPAGKEVADKPVTVQDFIATIGAAMGLPVDETVMSPSGRPFRVGDMKSTVVADIFA is encoded by the coding sequence ATGAATCCCTACCTCAAACTCGACCAGGCGTCCCGCCGCGAATTCATGCTCCGCACCGCCAAGGCGGCCCTCGGGGTGAGTGTCCTCTCCGGACTCAACAATGAAGCCTTTGGCGCCTCCGCCGCAGCCCCTGCGGGCAAGGGTGGCAAGGCCAAGGCCGTCATCTACCTGTACATGGCGGGTGGTATGAGCCACATTGACACCTTCGACCCGAAGACGGGTGAAACGAAGGGCTTCAAGGATCCCATCAAGACGAACGTCTCCGGCATCCAGCTTGGCGGTTACATGACCAAGATGGCCGAGCAGATGGACAAGATCACCATCGTGCGCTCCATGACCTCCAAGACGGGCGTTCATGAAGACGGCACCTACATCATGCACACGGGTTATGAGCCCCGCGGCACGATTGTGCACCCCACGCTGGGTTCCTGGGCGCAGCACTTCAAGGGCCGCTCCCACAAGACTCTTCCCTCCAGCGTCGTCGTCGGCGCCGGTACGGCCAATGCAGGCTTCTTCCCGCCCGCACTTGCCCCGCTGCCCATCAGCAGCCCGGAAGCCGGTCTGCAGAACTCCAAGTCTGCCGTGGGTGATTCCATGTTCAAGAAGCGCGTGGGTCTGCTCAATGAGTTCGACTCCGCTTTCCGTGACAAATACCGCTCCGCTGAAGTGAAGGCCTATACCGAGTTCTACGATGAGACGATGAATCTCCTCACGAGCTCCGACCTTGAGGCTTTCGACCTTACGAAGGAAGACCAGTCCACCCGCACGATGTACGGCAACGGCTTCGGCCAGGGCTGCCTCCTTGCCCGCCGCCTTGTCCAGAATGGCGTGCGCTTCGTGGAAGTCCGCACCGGTGGTTGGGACATGCACAACACCATTGACGACGCCATGGGTCGCACCGGCGCCGGCATGGACAATGCCTTCGCTGCACTGCTTGCCGACCTCAAGCGCACTGGCCTGCTCGACTCCACCCTCGTGGTGCTGGGTTCCGAGTTCGGTCGTACGCCGAACATCAACGAAAACGACGGTCGCGACCACTACCCGAAGGTGTACTCCACCGTCTTCGCGGGCGGCGGCGTGAAGGGTGGCTATGTGTATGGCTCCTCCGACCCTGCTGGTAAGGAAGTGGCCGACAAGCCTGTCACCGTGCAGGACTTCATCGCCACTATCGGTGCTGCGATGGGTCTCCCGGTCGACGAAACGGTGATGTCACCCTCGGGGCGTCCGTTCCGCGTGGGCGACATGAAGAGCACCGTCGTTGCCGACATTTTCGCCTAG